TTGGAGAGGGCTGCACGCATGACGCCCATGTAGTCAACGCCGCCGTGTTGATAAAATCGATCGTCCTCGGCGGCCAAAATCGCTTTTTTCATTGCGTCCGGCACGTCGGCAATTTTGACCAGCGCGCGGCGTTCTTCGCCGAATTCGCCCAGCAGCGTGCCTTCGGCGCTATAAATGCGCAGGGGAACTTTAGGGTGATAATCGGTCAGCACTTCTAAAGAAGGCAGGCTGGGGTAGGTCAGCATGACGGCCATGCCGAGCAGCAGCACCGGCAGTGACAACAGGGTGAGCAGAACGATAACGGGGAGCAGCCAGCGGCGTGTAGTCATTGAATAGTTGTTCAAGAATAATTAATAATGGTATTGTTCAACCGACGCGTCGATTATACGAGATAAATGCAGCTGCAAAAACGCCTTTACAGTGTCGATACTTGTTGCTAGGATTTCAACCACTTTATACGGAAAAGCTCCGAACGGCCTATGCCTAAAGTAAATTTTGATTTTTTTGTGGACTTTATTCAGTCCAAAGCGCCACCTTTAATCGGGGTAGATATTAGTTCGTCTTCGGTTAAATTAGTTGAATTAAGCCAGGCGCCTAACAATGGCGGCTACGTGGTGGAACGCTACGTCATTGAAACTTTGCCGAAAGACGCTTTTTTCGACGGCAATATCAATAACCTGGATGCCTTGGCCGATGCGCTGCAGCGCGCGTGGAAGCGTTTGGGCACAAAAATTAAAAATATCAGCGTGGCGCTACCCGCCTCTGCGGTGATCACTAAAAAAATCCTCTTGCCAGCCGGTATGCGCGACGAAGATCTTGAGTTTCAAGTCGAATCCGAAGCTAACCAATATATACCTTTTGCATTGGATGAGGTGAATCTGGATTTTCAGGTGCTGGGACCTGCGCCCGGAAATGCCGATGAAGTCGAGGTGCTGCTGGCCGCTTCGCGTAAAGCCAATGTTGAAGACCGGGTAGCCGCCGCACAAGCCGCCGGCCTTAAGGTGTCCGTGGTCGACGTGGAACCCTATGCGGCAGAGGCGGCTTTTTCGCAGATACGCGCGCAGTTGCCCGACAATGCAGACGATAAATGCGTTGCGTTGATCGACATCGGGGCGACCGTGATGAATGTCAATGTCTTGCGCAATGGTCAGTCTATCTATACGCGCGATCAGCAAATTGGCGGTGAGCAATTGACCCTGCAAATTCAGAACGCTTTCGGTATGACCGCAGAGCAGGCGGAAGTTGCCAAGCGCAGCGGCGATTTGCCGGCAAATTATGACAGCGAAGTGCTCTCGCCTTTCCGCGAAAATCTGGTGATGGAAATCGCCCGCGCGTTGCAGTTTTTCTTTACCTCGTCGCAGCATTACAACGAGATCGACTATATCGTGCTGGCCGGCGGCTGCGCCGTATTGCCCGGACTCGACGATGCGGTTGCCACGCGCACTCAGGTGAGTACGATGGTGGCCAACCCGTTCGCACTCATGACATTGTCAGGAAAAATCAAGAACCGCCAGTTGCAAGCCGATGCGCCTGCGTTGATTGTCGCCTGCGGTCTGGCTATGCGGAGGTTTGATCCATCATGATACGCATCAATTTATTGCCGCACCGAGAGGAAAAACGGCGTATCAAGCAAGTACAGTTCATTACGCTGGGGGTGTTGTCCTTTGTGTTGGGGCTTGTGGTCTGGGGTGTTGTGCATGCCGTGATCAGTGCGCAAATAGGTTATCAGGAACGCCGCAATGATTATCTGAAACAGGAAACTTTGATTTTGGATAAGCAGATAGCGGAAATCCGCAAATTGCGCGAACAGACCCGGTCTTTGCTGGAACGTAAGGATGCGGTCGAAAAATTGCAAAGTGACCGCTCGAATGTGGTCCATCTGCTGGATCAAATGCTGCGCATTCTGCCTGACGGCGTGTATATCAAGTCGATTAAACAAACCGGGGACGCGATTAATCTAGTCGGTTTTGCACAATCGAATGCGCGCGTCTCTACTTTGATGAGAGCTATCGAGGATTCCCCTTGGCTGGAATCGCCGGCATTGGTGGAAATACATGCCTCCAGCGCGAACGGGGCGAGAGTCAGCGAGTTTACCCTGACTTTCAGGTTGACCAAGTTGCCGGGTGCTGAAGCGGCGAAGTCGGCCGAAGGAAGGAATCAGGTGCAATGATGAATCTGGAAGAACTGAAGAATCTCAATCCTAAAACGCCGGGTGCGTGGCCTTGGTCTGCGAAAATACTGAGTTTCGTGATGATGTTTGTCGCGGTTGTCATTGCCGGTGCGCTGCTCGACTGGCAGGAGCAATGGGATAGTCTGAATGCGGCTAAAGCTCAGGAAGAGACGCTCAAAGAGACTTTTTTATCCAAAAAACGTCAGGCGGTGAATCTCGATCTGATCAAGAAGCAGTTGCTGGAAACTCAGGAGTCCTTTGGCGCTTTGCTCAAGCAATTGCCGAACAAGTCAGAAATGGATGCGTTGTTGACGGATATCAATCAGGCGGGCTTAGGGCGCGGTTTGCAGTTCGAATTGTTCCGTCCGGGCCCTGAAAGTATTCAGGGGTCGTTTGCCGAACAGCCGATTTCCATCAAAGTGACCGGCAGCTACGATGATCTGGGCAAGTTTTCCAGCGATATTTCGATGTTGCCGCGTATTGTGACGCTGAATGAAATTGCGATTACGCCCAATGCAGGGATATTGACGATGGATGCTATCGCCAAGACCTTCCGATATCTGGATGATGAGGAGCTCGCATCCCAGAAAAAAGCGAACAAGCCTGCGGGAGGTGGTAAATGAAGCTAATTTCCGTTGTGTTAGCCAGCCTGCTGTTAACAGGCTGTGTCGGCGAGGAGTTCAGCGATCTGCGTGAATTTGTTAAAAATTCAGGCAACGATCTGCGCGGAAAAATTCCGCCACCGCCGGTCGTCAAAATTTTTGAGCCTTATGCGTATGTGAACGATACGAATCTGGCCGATCCGTTCAAGCCTCGTAAACCCGAGGAAAATCTCGGCGATAAGCGCGGGGAGAATGAACCCGATCGCAATCGTCCGAAAGAGGCGCTGGAAGAGTTTTCGCTGGAAAGCCTCAAAATGGTGGGTTATGTTCTGAAGGCTAAAGTCGGGCATGCGGTGATCCGTGCGCCTGACAAAAAACTTTATCAGGTCAAGGTGGGAAATTACATCGGTATGAATTTCGGTCTGATTAAGAAGCTAACCGATACCGAAATTACGATTAAAGAAGTGGTGCAGGATAGCACCGGCGACTGGTCTGAGCGCACCAGCAGTCTGCAATTGGTTGATAAGGAGTAGGGCATGGACATGACGAGAAAAATAGCCGTGATTGCTGCAAAGGCCGCGATAGTGAGTTTGCTGATGATGTTTGGTCAGGCGGCTCAGGCGCAGAATAAAATAACCGCGCTGAGTGTGTCGGAGGCAGGGCCCGGGCTGACAGTGATCAAGGTTGAGATGGCAGAAGCCCTGAGCAATCCGCCTGCCGGATTTACCATCAATGTCCCTCCCCGTATTGCGCTTGATTTTCCTAATACCGAAAATGCGTTGGGCCGCTCGGCTCAGGATTTTTCCGCAGGAGATTTGCGTAGCGCCAACATTGTTCAGGCAGGTTCGCGCACGCGTCTCGTGATTAATCTCAACCAGATGCTGGGTTATGAAACCCGTACCGATGGCAAAAATATCCTGATTACTTTGCATGCAAAGCAAGCTGCGCAGGCCGCACCTAGCGCCACGCGGTTCGCCGATGCGCGCCAGACAGCGCAGAAGCATACCGTGAGCGCCGTAGATTTTCGTCGCGGTAAAAATGGCGAAGGACGGATTCAGGTTGATCTTTCCGATTCAGGCGTTGGCATCGATATTCATCGTCAGGGCAACAAGCTGATCGTTGATTTTATGAAAGCGAATCTACCGGGAAAATTGCAACGTAAACTCGACGTCGTTGATTTTGCAACGCCTGTGCAACTGGTCGATACCTTTGCTCAGGGCGACAACATCCGTATGGTGATTGAGCCTAAGGGAATCTGGGAGCATGCGGCCTATCAGACGGACAACAAGTTTATTGTCGAAGTGAAGCCTGTTATTGAAGACCCGAATAAACTGGTTAAGGGCGTGCAAGCAGGTTATGCGGGCGAAAAACTGACGCTTAATTTCCAGGATATTTCCGTGCGCGAAGCGCTGAATGTGATTGCGGACTTTACCGAGCTCAATATGGTGATCAGCGATACGGTTGCTGGTAACCTGACATTGCGTTTGAAAGATGTGCCTTGGGATCAGGCGCTCGATATCATTTTGCAAAGCCGGGGACTTGCGATGCGCAAGAACGGTAATGTGATTCAGGTTGCGCCGATCGGAGAGATTGCCGCATCTGAAAAGAGCGACCTGACCGCCAAGCAGGATATTTCCGAGTTGGAAGAACTGCGCACGGAAAGTTTTCAACTGGGGTATCAAACGGCGACTGCTGCAGCCGCTTTATTGAACGGCATATCTGCCCCCGGTGCCACAGCTCAGGGTGCGGCTCCTGCAGCTGCAGTGCCAGTTGCAGGCGCACCAAATCAGGCCGCGTTGGCGCGCATTCTGTCCAAACGCGGCAGTGCAATGGCGGATGTCCGGACCAATACCTTATTCGTCAAAGACACTCCATCGCGTCTCGAGGAGGTTCGCAAGTTGCTCAAACAGATCGACGTGCCGGTGCGTCAGGTGATGATAGAAGCCCGTTTTGTCTCCGCGGGCGATTCATTTGCCAGATCGTTGGGCGGTAAGCTGGGTTATGCCAGTCCTGCCAATGCGGCTAACGGGGGGGCTGCAACAACGGGTGCCATTAACGGCGTGAATGTGAATTTGCCAAATTCGCTTGCCGGTACGGGCGGCGGTTTATTGCTGTCGCTGTTTAATCCTGCCGCGACTAAAGTGTTGACGCTTGAGTTGAATGCATCGGAAACCGATGGTATTACCAAAAATATCGCCAGCCCTCGCGTGGTGACGGCCGACAAGACTAAAGCCTCTATCAAGTCGGGTGTCGAGATTCCGTATACGATTGCCGGTACTGTGGGTAGTCCGCCTACCACCGCCTTTAAGACTGCGGCGTTAAGTCTCGATGTGACGCCGCGCATTACGCCTGATAACAACATCAACATGACGCTGGTGGCAAGTCAGGATACCGTTGGTGCGTTGTATAGCGGTGTGCCCAGCATCAACAGCAAAATGGTGACCACCGAAGTGCTGATTGAAAATGGCGGCACGGTGGTAGTCGGCGGCGTATTTACTCAGGACGTGGCCGATACCGTTAATAAAGTGCCGCTGCTAGGTGACATTCCCGTGCTGGGCTGGATGTTCAAAAACAAGGTTAAGACCGATGCCAAGAATGAATTGCTGATTTTTATTACCCCTAAAATCATGCAAGATTCGATGAACTTGCGCTAACCGTTATTAACTTAATCTGCACGATCGAGGCCCGGCTGAGTCCGGGCTTTTGATTGTTATCGTTTACAATACGCACTATGCAAAACAGCCCTACAAATAGCACGCGGAAAATTCAGTCCGGGAATCTGATTCTGGTCGGTATGATGGGGTCGGGAAAAACCACCATGGGGCGGATTCTGGCCCGCCATCTGAACAAGGTGTTTGTCGACAGCGATGAAGAAATTCAGTTTCGCACCGGCGTGACGATCCCGCACATTTTTGATGTCGAAGGTGAACCGGGGTTTCGTCAGCGTGAAACCGATGCGCTCGCAGCTTTGGTGGTACGAAATGATCTGGTGTTGGCAACCGGCGGCGGCGCGGTACTTGCGCCGGAAAACCGCGCAATGATGAGCGAAAACGGCATCGTGATTTATCTGAAAGCCAATGTGCATGATTTGTGGCTGCGCACACGCAATGACCGGAATCGCCCGCTGCTGCAGACGGGGAATGTGCATGCGAAATTGGCCGAACTGTTGCAGCAGCGCAATGCGCTGTATCAGCAGGTCGCGGATATTGTGATGCCTACCGGCCGGCAGAGCGTGCATGCGCTGATGCTTAAACTGGTCAACGAAATTGAACTCTACCGGAAGAATAATCAATGATGCAAACACTGACAGTTGGATTGAGTGATCGCAGCTATCCGATCCATATCGGCACCGGTTTGCTGAGTAACGCCGCGCTACTGGCGGCCAGCATTCCAAGAAAACGCGTTGCGATTGTCACGAACACCACCATTGCGCCGCTGTACTTAAGCCAGTTGCAAGCGACTTTGCGGGAAATCGGCGTGCAGAGTGTCGAAATTATTTTGCCTGACGGCGAAGTCTATAAAACGGGCGAGACGCTTAACCTGATCTATGATGGATTGCTCACGCATCGCTGCGAACGCACGACGCCGCTGATCGCGCTGGGTGGCGGGGTCATCGGCGACATGACGGGATTTGCGGCGGCCAGTTTCTTGCGCGGCGTACCGTTCATTCAGATTCCGACGACCCTGCTGTCTCAGGTCGACTCCTCGGTGGGGGGCAAAACGGGCATCAATCACCCGCTGGGTAAAAATATGATCGGTGCGTTTTATCAGCCAAAACTGGTGCTGGCCGATATTTCGACGCTCAATACGCTGTCAGATAAGGAACTGTCGGCAGGCTTAGCTGAAGTGATTAAGTACGGCCTGATACGCGACCTGCCCTTTCTTGAGTGGCTGGAGCGGAATATTGAAAAGCTGCTGGCACGCGATACCGAAGCGCTGCAATATGCCGTGATGCGCAGCTGCCAGAATAAGGCCGAAGTGGTTGCGGCGGACGAGCGTGAAAGCGGCGAGCGCGCCCTGCTGAATTTGGGGCATACCTTCGGTCATGCGATCGAATCGGGTATGGGCTATGGTAATTGGCTGCATGGTGAAGGGGTCGCGGCAGGCACCATGATGGCAGCCGACTTGTCGCAGCGCATGGGATGGATCAGCACTGACGATGTGTTGCGCATTCGTGACTTATTTTTGCGCGCTAACTTGCCGGTTGTATCGCCTGATTTAGGCATCGATCGCTATCTGGACTATATGGGTTTGGATAAAAAAGTTGAAGGTGGAAAATTGCGTTTTGTGCTGCTGAAACAAGTGGGTGTAGCAGCGTTAGTCAGCGATGTGCCGTTAGCCTTATTGCAACAAACGCTCGTTGCCTGTTGCAGCAAGGGTGGCCCGGGGACGAACTGGCTTCACGAGGATAAGTGATGACTGAGCTTGCGTCTTACGCGGTCTCGGAAGTTAACTCGCGAGGGCGTCGCTACGCTGAAGCCTCCCCGTCTGGTCGCAGCGAGTTTCAGCGCGACCGCGACCGCATCATCCATTCAGGCGCATTTCGCCGCTTAGAATACAAAACGCAGGTGTTCGTCAATCATGAAGGTGATCTGTTCCGCACTCGCCTGACCCATAGTATTGAAGTGGCGCAGATTGCCCGTTCAATTGCACGCCGCCTGAATCTCAATGAAGATCTGGCGGAAGCGATTTCGCTGGCGCATGATCTGGGGCATACGCCGTTTGGCCATGCCGGACAGGATGCATTGAACGGCTGTATGAAAGCCTACGGCGGTTTTGAGCATAATTTGCAATCCGTGCGCGTGGTCGATATTTTGGAAGAGCGCTATGCCACCTTCGACGGGTTGAACCTGTGTTTTGAGACGCGCGAGGGCATTTTAAAACACTGCTCTGCGCTGCATGCCACTCAGATGGGCGAATTGGGTGAGCGATTTTTGGCTGATCGCCGTCCCTCGCTCGAAGCGCAGATTGCTAATCTCGCCGATGAGATCGCCTACAACAACCACGATGTCGATGACGGGCTGCGCTCAGGGTTAATCACGCTGGAGCAACTCGCTGCAGTGCCATTGGTGGCGGAGCATCTGCAGGAGGTGCGCTGCGCTCATCCGGATTTGACTCAGCGCCGTGTTGTGCATGAAACCGTGCGGCGCATGATCAATACGCTGGTATCGGACTTGATCTGTCAGAGTGCGGCCAATATCGCCGCACAAAATCTGCTGACGCTGGAGGATGTGCGATGCGCACCTGCGCTGATCGCATTTAGCGACGAACTGTATCTCAAACAGCGAGAGCTTAAAAAATTCCTGCATACGCATTTATATCGTCACTACCGGGTGATGCGTATGAGCGCGAAGGCGCAGCGTATTATTCGCGACCTGTTTGGCGTATTTATGGAAGACAGTCGTTTGCTGCCGACGCAGTTTCAAACGGCGGCTGCCAAAGACGAGGCCAGTCGTGCCAGAGTGGTGGCGGACTATATTGCCGGTATGACCGATCGTTATGCGATACGCGAGCATAAACGCCTCTTCGCGGTGGAAGAAGACGCGATTTAGTCCGGTTTTAGGTTGTATAGAACGAAAAAAACGGCATGAACCATCATGCCGTTTTTGTTTGATATTCCGTTTAAAGGTTACGGTATCAGTTCACGCCACAATACGCGTTTCCCGGTAAAACCGTAACCCTGATTCAGATTGAACATTTTGTCGGATAAGTCGTTGCCACTGGAATCTTTAGGTACTTCGGGCGTTGGATTCGTCGAGGTGACGATTCTGACTTTGGGTTTGCCGTCTATGTAGATGACGTTGACACCCACGATGGTCGAGTCGAATTTTAACGAACTCATATTGCTAGTCAGGTCAACTGCTGCACCCGTTTGAAAGTCGATATAATTTAACCAGCCGTGACCGCCGGGCGAACATACCGTGTTGGAAGGCACGATTGTTGGCACCAGCAAGGTTCCCAATACCAGTTGACTGTCGATATTGACGCGCTCTCCGCTTTCAGGGAAGTCGATGTACCAGCCACGACTGGTAGAAAAGCTCATTCCGTTGCTGGAAACCGTCCTGATGGCACCGTTCGTGCTCAGGGTCTGGGCAACCAGCGAATTTCTCGGATTTACCAGTGTGCTCGCCGCATTGTCATCGAGTATGGCATATTGGGTTTGGGTCTGAGTGGTGGAGAGATCCGCCTGTTCAAGATACTTGCCTGTGCCGACAAAAATCACCCGTCTGCCCGTGACGCTGCCAAGCACTGGCGTTGTCATAATTGGCTGTGGCAGGGTTCCTGCGGTATCTGAATACAGTGCGGCGAATTTCAGTACGGAACCTGTACCTAGCGCGGCGCTAGCCGTGCTGTTGATATCGAAGCGCCATACGTTGCCAAGTAAATCCCCGCCGTAAACGTAGCCGGCCAAATTGCCTGCCACATCGTTATTCCAAGCGGCGATCTTTGCCAGTCCGCTTGGCGTGGTTGCTGTACCAACACCGGTCGATATTTTACTGATAATTGCGCCGGTTCCAGCATTGAGCACATACAGATATCCCTGACCGTTACCTGCGGGTGAGTTATTGACAGCAGGGTCGTGGCTTAACGTACCGTTGTCGTAGCCGGAGGTGAGCAGCACAACCCAGGTTCCGTCAGCTTTTTGCGTAACAACAGGGGGGCCGTAGCTGTAACCTAGATCACTGTCGCTAGCAGGTGAAAACTCCCACAACAGTGAGGGTGCGTCGGGATTGCTGATGTCCAGCGCGTAATAACCGCGTCCGCCGCCGTTCAGGCCGCCCACCAGTATGGTTTTCCAAACTGGGTCATCGGCTGTGGTTGCGGTTGCGGCATAATTTGCGTTGTTGCAATTTGCTGTACAGATATCGTTGGTGATCGGACTGCCGTTGACGAAATTGGCGTGCTGGGCGCCATAGTTTTTATCCGCCAGCTTCCACATGTTAGGGATCACCATGCTAGGTACATAGCCCCAGCGTTCGATCCCTGTGTCGGCTGCAAAGGCGTGCATCATGCCATCGTTGGCGCCCATGTATACCGTGCCTGCCCGTGATGCGTATAAAGATTTGAACGCGCTGTAACCGGGGTAGGTATAGGAGTAGACAGGTGCACCAAGGTAGGCCGGCTGTGATTCGAGCGCATCACCCAGTACGGCTTCACGGTAACGGTAAAGCTGGTTGGTGGCAATGGCTGCATTCGCCTCATAAGCTTTCTGCCCGCGCAGGAAGTTGATCAAATTCGTTCCCGCAGCGGCGGTCTGCTGTGTGGCTGTCAACAAAGGCCACTGACTCAGTGTGTTGATATGCGCCGATGAGAAGTTGGTCGGATTCGCAGTCGCATAGGCCGCATTGAACGGTGTGAGGGTCGTGCCATTGCTCGTGTAAATGGTTCTGCTATCGCTGCTGCTGCCTACCATCGCCGGCAGCGTGCCATTGCAGGCGGTTGCAAGCGGTACATGACACCCCTCTGGAATCAGAATGCCATTGGCATCGTTTGTATTAGCCGGTACAAGATAGCCGTTGGGGCATGACGCAACCCCGGGTGTGACGCAGTCATAGATGGTCGTGCCGCCCGTGGTGTCGGTAAATATGGTGCTCGGAGCGGCGCAGGTAGTTGCTACAACGTCCTCAATACACCATGTCGCATTTTCGCTTACGATCCCTGTATCCACATTGATGCCGCGTGCTTCCAGATTACCTTTCCATGCGACGGTCGTGTAGCTGGCGACATAGGCAAAATTGTTGCCCGTGACAGGATTCAGTGTGCTGGTTGCCGCTGCCGCTGCAGATCCTTTGCGTGAATTAATGCCGGCCAATGCACCCGACAGGCCTGCGGACAAGGTCGCTGGATTAGTGGCACTAAAATAGACGCCGTGACCATTGACGGCTGCGTGCCACAAGTCATCGATATTGGCGATGCAGCCGTTGCTGCCTGTCGAGGCGTTAGTGCAGGTGCCGGCGGTGTCGGTCATGCCGGGGATAGGCCAGTTACAGGTTGTGCCGTTAGCCTGCCATGAGCAGATGGGCGGATTTGCCGCTGAATTTGCGGTGTAGCCTTGTTTGACAGAAACATAGTCACCGAGGGTGTCAACCGTGTAGCTGGAAGAATAGTTCATCCAGCCGCTCGCACCCAGACCCAGCGTAAAAGTTGTCATGTGTTGCTTGACGTTATTGTCGGTGCTGCTGATGAATACGTTGTCGGTACACAGGGTGCAGGTGCCCGGACGCAAATCGGTCTGGTAGTAGTACATCGCCACGTCGGCAAGATTGTTGCTGGTGCCGCCCACGCTGCCCGGCGTCGTGACCGGGCTGCCTACCTGCACGCGCGCGCTGGGGTTCGGGTTCGGCAGCGAGACAGTGGATACACAGCTGCCTGATACGCTGGCTGAACCGTCGTTAACCCATGAGCAGCTCTCGGCACCGGTGACGCCGCCTACTGTGGTTACGCTGCAAGTTCCTGTTTTTGGTTGTGTTTGTAGTTTTTTCTTCTTGCTGGAGCAGTTGGATTTGACGGCAGAATAGACATTCTGAGTATAGGTAGTCACCACGGTCGTGCCGGTCTGTGCGCCGTC
Above is a window of Gallionella capsiferriformans ES-2 DNA encoding:
- a CDS encoding pilus assembly protein PilM, whose translation is MPKVNFDFFVDFIQSKAPPLIGVDISSSSVKLVELSQAPNNGGYVVERYVIETLPKDAFFDGNINNLDALADALQRAWKRLGTKIKNISVALPASAVITKKILLPAGMRDEDLEFQVESEANQYIPFALDEVNLDFQVLGPAPGNADEVEVLLAASRKANVEDRVAAAQAAGLKVSVVDVEPYAAEAAFSQIRAQLPDNADDKCVALIDIGATVMNVNVLRNGQSIYTRDQQIGGEQLTLQIQNAFGMTAEQAEVAKRSGDLPANYDSEVLSPFRENLVMEIARALQFFFTSSQHYNEIDYIVLAGGCAVLPGLDDAVATRTQVSTMVANPFALMTLSGKIKNRQLQADAPALIVACGLAMRRFDPS
- a CDS encoding PilN domain-containing protein, which translates into the protein MIRINLLPHREEKRRIKQVQFITLGVLSFVLGLVVWGVVHAVISAQIGYQERRNDYLKQETLILDKQIAEIRKLREQTRSLLERKDAVEKLQSDRSNVVHLLDQMLRILPDGVYIKSIKQTGDAINLVGFAQSNARVSTLMRAIEDSPWLESPALVEIHASSANGARVSEFTLTFRLTKLPGAEAAKSAEGRNQVQ
- the pilO gene encoding type IV pilus inner membrane component PilO is translated as MMNLEELKNLNPKTPGAWPWSAKILSFVMMFVAVVIAGALLDWQEQWDSLNAAKAQEETLKETFLSKKRQAVNLDLIKKQLLETQESFGALLKQLPNKSEMDALLTDINQAGLGRGLQFELFRPGPESIQGSFAEQPISIKVTGSYDDLGKFSSDISMLPRIVTLNEIAITPNAGILTMDAIAKTFRYLDDEELASQKKANKPAGGGK
- a CDS encoding pilus assembly protein PilP, whose translation is MKLISVVLASLLLTGCVGEEFSDLREFVKNSGNDLRGKIPPPPVVKIFEPYAYVNDTNLADPFKPRKPEENLGDKRGENEPDRNRPKEALEEFSLESLKMVGYVLKAKVGHAVIRAPDKKLYQVKVGNYIGMNFGLIKKLTDTEITIKEVVQDSTGDWSERTSSLQLVDKE
- the pilQ gene encoding type IV pilus secretin PilQ; amino-acid sequence: MDMTRKIAVIAAKAAIVSLLMMFGQAAQAQNKITALSVSEAGPGLTVIKVEMAEALSNPPAGFTINVPPRIALDFPNTENALGRSAQDFSAGDLRSANIVQAGSRTRLVINLNQMLGYETRTDGKNILITLHAKQAAQAAPSATRFADARQTAQKHTVSAVDFRRGKNGEGRIQVDLSDSGVGIDIHRQGNKLIVDFMKANLPGKLQRKLDVVDFATPVQLVDTFAQGDNIRMVIEPKGIWEHAAYQTDNKFIVEVKPVIEDPNKLVKGVQAGYAGEKLTLNFQDISVREALNVIADFTELNMVISDTVAGNLTLRLKDVPWDQALDIILQSRGLAMRKNGNVIQVAPIGEIAASEKSDLTAKQDISELEELRTESFQLGYQTATAAAALLNGISAPGATAQGAAPAAAVPVAGAPNQAALARILSKRGSAMADVRTNTLFVKDTPSRLEEVRKLLKQIDVPVRQVMIEARFVSAGDSFARSLGGKLGYASPANAANGGAATTGAINGVNVNLPNSLAGTGGGLLLSLFNPAATKVLTLELNASETDGITKNIASPRVVTADKTKASIKSGVEIPYTIAGTVGSPPTTAFKTAALSLDVTPRITPDNNINMTLVASQDTVGALYSGVPSINSKMVTTEVLIENGGTVVVGGVFTQDVADTVNKVPLLGDIPVLGWMFKNKVKTDAKNELLIFITPKIMQDSMNLR
- a CDS encoding shikimate kinase → MQNSPTNSTRKIQSGNLILVGMMGSGKTTMGRILARHLNKVFVDSDEEIQFRTGVTIPHIFDVEGEPGFRQRETDALAALVVRNDLVLATGGGAVLAPENRAMMSENGIVIYLKANVHDLWLRTRNDRNRPLLQTGNVHAKLAELLQQRNALYQQVADIVMPTGRQSVHALMLKLVNEIELYRKNNQ
- the aroB gene encoding 3-dehydroquinate synthase, which gives rise to MQTLTVGLSDRSYPIHIGTGLLSNAALLAASIPRKRVAIVTNTTIAPLYLSQLQATLREIGVQSVEIILPDGEVYKTGETLNLIYDGLLTHRCERTTPLIALGGGVIGDMTGFAAASFLRGVPFIQIPTTLLSQVDSSVGGKTGINHPLGKNMIGAFYQPKLVLADISTLNTLSDKELSAGLAEVIKYGLIRDLPFLEWLERNIEKLLARDTEALQYAVMRSCQNKAEVVAADERESGERALLNLGHTFGHAIESGMGYGNWLHGEGVAAGTMMAADLSQRMGWISTDDVLRIRDLFLRANLPVVSPDLGIDRYLDYMGLDKKVEGGKLRFVLLKQVGVAALVSDVPLALLQQTLVACCSKGGPGTNWLHEDK
- a CDS encoding deoxyguanosinetriphosphate triphosphohydrolase, whose amino-acid sequence is MTELASYAVSEVNSRGRRYAEASPSGRSEFQRDRDRIIHSGAFRRLEYKTQVFVNHEGDLFRTRLTHSIEVAQIARSIARRLNLNEDLAEAISLAHDLGHTPFGHAGQDALNGCMKAYGGFEHNLQSVRVVDILEERYATFDGLNLCFETREGILKHCSALHATQMGELGERFLADRRPSLEAQIANLADEIAYNNHDVDDGLRSGLITLEQLAAVPLVAEHLQEVRCAHPDLTQRRVVHETVRRMINTLVSDLICQSAANIAAQNLLTLEDVRCAPALIAFSDELYLKQRELKKFLHTHLYRHYRVMRMSAKAQRIIRDLFGVFMEDSRLLPTQFQTAAAKDEASRARVVADYIAGMTDRYAIREHKRLFAVEEDAI
- a CDS encoding pilus assembly protein, with amino-acid sequence MSHHLKNHLSLYIALSISLMSPLPASAASITLATSPLATSTTSSVKPNVLLVMDNSGSMDWDHMPDDSGDGGSAVTFSYGYYGLRSSQCNQVYYDPTDTYLPPVYADGTSYPNASFTAAWTNGFNTGSGTVNLSTSFRASQSLSGDSINQPAYYYRYSGTQTTALQKNYNTPGNTFSTECGNSSGGSGGSTAPASGVGGLFTKVTVSATSGPGATDERTNFANWYSYYRTRLLMMKTATGRAFKNLDKNYRVGFMKISSSGAPTTYVDTFWNNTDSSLGAVSSQRSNWYNALYNTSSSGSTPLRTALSDAGLYYAGQLYTIDSTHPDPVQYSCQQNFAIMSTDGYWNTGNGYQMDGSSAVGNQDGTAARPMNDGAQTGTTVVTTYTQNVYSAVKSNCSSKKKKLQTQPKTGTCSVTTVGGVTGAESCSWVNDGSASVSGSCVSTVSLPNPNPSARVQVGSPVTTPGSVGGTSNNLADVAMYYYQTDLRPGTCTLCTDNVFISSTDNNVKQHMTTFTLGLGASGWMNYSSSYTVDTLGDYVSVKQGYTANSAANPPICSWQANGTTCNWPIPGMTDTAGTCTNASTGSNGCIANIDDLWHAAVNGHGVYFSATNPATLSAGLSGALAGINSRKGSAAAAATSTLNPVTGNNFAYVASYTTVAWKGNLEARGINVDTGIVSENATWCIEDVVATTCAAPSTIFTDTTGGTTIYDCVTPGVASCPNGYLVPANTNDANGILIPEGCHVPLATACNGTLPAMVGSSSDSRTIYTSNGTTLTPFNAAYATANPTNFSSAHINTLSQWPLLTATQQTAAAGTNLINFLRGQKAYEANAAIATNQLYRYREAVLGDALESQPAYLGAPVYSYTYPGYSAFKSLYASRAGTVYMGANDGMMHAFAADTGIERWGYVPSMVIPNMWKLADKNYGAQHANFVNGSPITNDICTANCNNANYAATATTADDPVWKTILVGGLNGGGRGYYALDISNPDAPSLLWEFSPASDSDLGYSYGPPVVTQKADGTWVVLLTSGYDNGTLSHDPAVNNSPAGNGQGYLYVLNAGTGAIISKISTGVGTATTPSGLAKIAAWNNDVAGNLAGYVYGGDLLGNVWRFDINSTASAALGTGSVLKFAALYSDTAGTLPQPIMTTPVLGSVTGRRVIFVGTGKYLEQADLSTTQTQTQYAILDDNAASTLVNPRNSLVAQTLSTNGAIRTVSSNGMSFSTSRGWYIDFPESGERVNIDSQLVLGTLLVPTIVPSNTVCSPGGHGWLNYIDFQTGAAVDLTSNMSSLKFDSTIVGVNVIYIDGKPKVRIVTSTNPTPEVPKDSSGNDLSDKMFNLNQGYGFTGKRVLWRELIP